In one window of Coleofasciculaceae cyanobacterium DNA:
- a CDS encoding AraC family transcriptional regulator: MLNVKLRPGLELSIEHYQLHDRWNIPKCDEALPPLSDSLNRFEMCFQISRQNCDRDGFMGAGQTTFCASGLAVSGEWEQLQQHPVMSVSMHIEPELVVDFWGEDDRDIDVNWNKLFQTEQPCFVDSGSITPQMQVALQQILNCPYRGAIARMYLESKVWELMALQLAQMKDDNRSNQYSLKSEDRDRLYLAQQILGDRLDHPPSLTDLAQEIGLNECSLKRGFRQLFGTTVFGYLYQQRMEYARQLLQQRELNVGQVAKKVGYASQSRFATAFRKKFGINPKVFARRSLGNLTIY, translated from the coding sequence ATGTTAAATGTTAAATTACGACCTGGATTAGAATTAAGTATCGAACATTATCAACTGCACGATCGCTGGAACATCCCAAAGTGCGATGAGGCTCTGCCTCCGCTTAGCGATAGCCTTAATCGATTCGAGATGTGTTTTCAAATTAGCAGACAAAACTGCGATCGAGACGGTTTTATGGGTGCAGGACAAACTACATTTTGCGCTAGTGGTTTGGCGGTGTCTGGAGAGTGGGAGCAACTCCAGCAACACCCAGTTATGAGTGTAAGTATGCACATCGAACCCGAATTAGTCGTCGATTTCTGGGGAGAAGACGATCGAGATATTGATGTGAACTGGAACAAATTATTTCAAACAGAACAACCCTGTTTCGTAGATTCTGGCTCGATTACGCCCCAGATGCAGGTGGCATTACAACAAATCTTAAACTGTCCCTATCGAGGTGCGATCGCACGGATGTATTTAGAAAGTAAAGTCTGGGAGCTAATGGCGTTACAATTAGCTCAGATGAAAGACGATAATCGATCAAACCAATATTCTCTGAAATCAGAAGATCGCGATCGCCTTTATCTAGCTCAACAAATTTTAGGCGATCGCTTAGATCATCCCCCTTCTTTAACCGACTTAGCTCAAGAAATTGGCTTAAATGAGTGCAGCCTTAAACGCGGTTTTCGTCAACTATTCGGCACAACGGTATTTGGTTACCTCTATCAACAACGCATGGAATATGCCAGACAGCTTTTACAACAGCGAGAATTGAATGTTGGTCAGGTAGCCAAAAAAGTAGGTTATGCCAGCCAAAGTCGTTTTGCCACTGCATTTAGAAAAAAATTTGGCATTAATCCTAAAGTATTTGCTCGGCGATCGCTAGGTAATTTAACTATCTATTAG
- a CDS encoding DUF1636 domain-containing protein: MSKPVLFVCKSCNTTSNQDSELSEGACLLDRLNELNDEDKFVIQAVGCLWMCEQACVVALSASDRFTYLFTDLPVRESPEALLEVANFYLDRQGESIPYKKFPQVLKSANIARIPPIKPS; encoded by the coding sequence ATGTCAAAACCCGTCTTGTTCGTCTGTAAATCTTGTAATACTACTTCTAACCAGGATTCAGAACTATCTGAAGGTGCTTGCCTGTTAGATAGACTAAACGAACTGAATGATGAAGATAAATTTGTTATTCAAGCCGTAGGATGCCTGTGGATGTGCGAACAAGCCTGTGTCGTTGCACTTTCTGCAAGCGATCGATTTACCTATTTATTTACTGACTTACCCGTTCGAGAAAGTCCTGAAGCTTTGCTTGAGGTTGCAAATTTTTATCTCGATCGCCAAGGTGAATCTATTCCTTATAAAAAATTTCCTCAAGTACTTAAATCAGCAAATATCGCCCGTATTCCCCCAATTAAGCCATCTTAA
- a CDS encoding TonB-dependent receptor: MICALSERAVAAKNQEKINHNNLQKRDLIQAKEGDWETKKSDRHSIKPISNLIAQGITRVTGVQINQTESELELILQTAAGEQKLVPLILPEGNNLVIDLLDATLALPAGDEFKQSNPAPGIREITVTQIDESNVRLTITGENQAPSAEVVPSSQNLVLNITPEATAQQTPDEEIEVIATGEGEEEDDDYTVPEATTATRTDTPLKDIPQSIQVVPQQVIEDQQANRLEDALRNVSGVSTGDSFGGTAERFVIRGFAQDTTLINGFRQTAFGQGLPSAERLERIEVLKGPASILYGNLEPGGVINLVTKKPLSEPFAETKIELGNFGLFQSSFDFSDAIDSEQNLLYRLNAAFEVNNGFRDFDQDATRLSLAPTISWQIGKNTDLLIDFSYINQANPFDRGIVAIDDGVADIPFDRIFQQPDDEYELEQLSASYQLEHRFSDKWKLRNSFRLVSGDTSDFRLDSVLIDDSGILERGFRRNEDIRENYSLQTNVVGEFATGKVEHQLLVGVDLDRTTSVGRQGRLPDDPIFLIDVFTQEADPVPNIEPEDLTSFVRDENIRADLIGIYLQDQISLSEQFKFLAGGRLDIYDQESIDFTENLTSEQSQEKFSPRLGIVYQPIAPISLYASYSTSFNPDPFNSTTVAGDVLEPSTGNQYELGVKGEFLNQKLTSTLAFYQIERNNFATIDPDNTDFSIAAGEVRSRGIELDVAGEILPGWNVIAAYAYTDAEITEDNEFPVGNKLANVPENSASLWTSYQIQQGSLQGLGVGAGVFFVGDRQGDLDNTFTLPSYVRTDAALFYRQDNWQANLNFQNLFDVDYIRSSETFREAVRPGDPFTVIGSVSVEF; the protein is encoded by the coding sequence ATGATATGTGCGCTGTCTGAGCGAGCCGTAGCAGCTAAAAACCAAGAAAAAATTAATCATAATAATTTGCAAAAAAGAGATTTGATTCAGGCAAAGGAGGGAGACTGGGAGACAAAAAAAAGCGATCGCCATTCTATCAAGCCAATTTCTAATTTAATTGCGCAAGGCATTACTAGAGTTACGGGGGTACAGATTAATCAAACTGAGTCAGAGTTGGAGTTAATTTTACAAACCGCAGCAGGAGAACAAAAATTAGTTCCGTTAATTTTGCCTGAAGGGAATAATTTAGTCATCGATCTTTTAGATGCAACTCTGGCTTTACCAGCAGGGGATGAATTCAAACAAAGCAATCCCGCACCAGGAATTAGAGAAATTACAGTTACTCAGATAGATGAAAGTAATGTTCGTTTAACCATTACAGGAGAAAACCAGGCACCAAGCGCGGAAGTAGTACCATCATCGCAAAATTTAGTTTTAAATATTACACCAGAAGCTACAGCACAACAAACACCCGATGAAGAGATAGAAGTCATTGCTACGGGAGAAGGAGAGGAAGAAGATGACGATTATACTGTTCCCGAAGCTACTACAGCCACTCGCACCGATACACCTTTAAAAGATATACCCCAGTCAATTCAAGTTGTACCGCAACAAGTGATTGAAGATCAACAAGCCAACCGACTAGAAGATGCACTACGGAATGTCAGTGGAGTTAGTACGGGGGATAGTTTTGGTGGTACGGCAGAAAGATTTGTCATTCGCGGTTTTGCTCAAGACACCACTTTGATTAATGGATTTCGCCAGACTGCTTTTGGACAAGGATTGCCTAGTGCAGAAAGATTAGAGCGGATTGAAGTCTTAAAAGGGCCTGCCTCAATTTTATATGGTAATCTCGAACCTGGTGGCGTAATTAATTTAGTGACGAAAAAGCCTTTATCAGAACCTTTTGCCGAAACGAAAATAGAATTGGGTAACTTTGGTTTATTTCAATCTAGTTTTGATTTCTCCGATGCGATCGATTCCGAGCAAAACTTACTCTATCGTCTGAATGCTGCTTTTGAAGTCAATAATGGTTTCCGTGATTTTGACCAAGATGCAACTCGTTTATCTCTTGCACCAACTATTAGCTGGCAAATCGGCAAGAACACTGATTTACTCATAGATTTCAGCTATATTAACCAAGCTAACCCCTTCGATCGCGGTATTGTAGCTATTGATGATGGTGTTGCCGATATTCCCTTCGATCGCATTTTCCAACAGCCCGATGATGAATATGAATTAGAACAGTTGAGTGCTAGTTATCAATTAGAACATCGTTTTAGCGATAAATGGAAACTTCGTAATAGTTTTCGCTTGGTTTCTGGAGATACATCTGATTTTCGTCTTGATTCTGTATTGATTGACGATTCGGGGATTTTAGAAAGGGGATTTCGCCGTAATGAAGATATTCGAGAAAACTATAGCTTACAAACCAATGTAGTTGGAGAATTTGCGACAGGAAAAGTCGAACATCAGCTTTTAGTCGGTGTGGATTTAGACCGCACCACTAGTGTGGGAAGACAGGGAAGACTACCAGACGACCCCATATTTTTAATTGATGTCTTTACCCAAGAAGCAGATCCCGTTCCGAATATCGAACCTGAAGATTTAACTTCATTTGTGCGAGACGAGAATATTCGTGCGGATTTAATTGGTATTTATTTACAAGACCAAATCTCTCTTTCAGAACAATTCAAGTTTTTGGCTGGCGGACGTTTAGATATTTACGATCAAGAATCAATTGATTTTACCGAAAATCTAACTTCCGAACAGTCTCAAGAAAAATTTAGTCCTCGCCTTGGTATAGTTTATCAACCGATCGCGCCTATTTCTCTTTATGCCAGCTACAGCACTTCCTTTAATCCCGATCCGTTTAATTCCACTACCGTTGCTGGTGATGTCCTCGAACCTTCTACTGGTAATCAATACGAACTTGGAGTTAAAGGAGAATTTCTGAATCAAAAACTTACTAGTACCTTGGCTTTCTATCAAATCGAGCGCAATAATTTTGCTACTATCGATCCCGATAACACAGATTTTAGTATTGCTGCGGGAGAAGTTCGCAGTCGCGGAATTGAATTAGATGTTGCAGGAGAAATCTTACCTGGTTGGAATGTTATTGCTGCTTATGCTTATACCGATGCCGAGATTACCGAAGATAATGAATTTCCTGTGGGAAATAAATTAGCAAACGTCCCCGAAAATAGCGCGAGTCTCTGGACGAGTTATCAAATTCAGCAGGGAAGCTTACAGGGTTTAGGTGTAGGTGCAGGGGTCTTTTTTGTTGGCGATCGCCAAGGAGATTTAGATAATACTTTTACTCTACCTAGTTATGTCCGTACCGATGCTGCTCTTTTCTATCGTCAAGACAATTGGCAAGCTAATCTTAACTTTCAAAACCTCTTCGACGTTGACTATATTAGGTCGAGTGAAACCTTTAGAGAAGCAGTTAGACCAGGCGATCCTTTTACGGTAATTGGTTCGGTTTCAGTGGAATTTTGA
- a CDS encoding DUF6464 family protein: MLSEKNLLPTEIILTPTSHCIGKLNLNRRLQPGNYLDFEGKTYAILERHHFYQYRVGGYRFDKATLHVQESKRPEETTQIGERQIIGNANCRFNARSEIMRCAVNPEGPCQGCRYFEPVDR; encoded by the coding sequence ATGTTGAGCGAGAAAAACTTATTACCTACAGAAATTATTCTCACCCCTACTAGTCATTGCATTGGCAAGCTTAATCTTAATCGTCGGCTTCAGCCTGGTAATTATTTAGACTTTGAGGGGAAAACTTACGCTATTCTTGAGCGTCATCATTTCTATCAATATCGCGTCGGAGGCTATCGCTTTGATAAAGCCACTCTCCATGTTCAAGAATCTAAAAGACCTGAAGAAACTACTCAAATAGGCGAGCGCCAGATAATAGGCAATGCTAATTGTCGCTTCAACGCTCGTTCAGAAATTATGCGTTGTGCTGTTAATCCAGAAGGTCCGTGTCAAGGATGTCGTTATTTTGAACCAGTTGACAGATAA